The following nucleotide sequence is from Pseudonocardia abyssalis.
CTGGGGGCGCTGCCGGCGCTGCTCGGCCTGCTCGCCCTGCTGATCCTGTTCAGCGCGCTGGACTCGACGGGCACGTTCCCCAGCCTGCTCAACATCGCGAACCTGCTCCAGCAGGGCGCCGGTCGCACGATCATCGCGATGGGCCTGGTCTTCGTGCTGCTCACCGGCGAGATCGACCTCGCCGCGGGCACGGCGTCCGGCCTCGCGGCCGCGGTGATGGCGCTGCACCTGGTCAGCGGCGGCAACCTGCTCGGCGGCATGGGCACCACCGTGTTCGTGCTGTTCATGCTGGTCATCGTGCTGGCGATCGTGTTGGCGCTGCTGCTGCGGATCTGGGCGGGCGCGGCGCTGAGCGCGGTCGCGCTCGGGCTCATGGTGATCGGCTTCCCGCCGAACCCGTGGCTGCAGATGCTCCTGGCCGTGTGCGTCGGGGTCGTGATCGGCTGCATCACCGGGTTCCTGGTGGCCAAGGTCGGGATGCCGTCGTTCGTCGTGACCCTGGCGCTGTTCATCGCCTGGCAGGGCATCATCCTGGCGCTGATCGGCGACGGCGGCACGCTCGGCCTGCGCGACCCGGTCATCAACGCCGTCGCCAACGGCAACCTGTCGACGGTGGGCAGCTGGGTGCTGTTCGTCGTCGCGGCGGGCGGGTACGCGGCGGTGCTGCTCAACCGGCAGGTCTCGCGCCGCAGGCTGGGCCTCGTGGCCCAGCCGACCGGGCTGGTCCTGATCAAGGTCGGCGCGGTGGTCCTGCTCGGCGCGGTCGCCACGTTCCTGCTGACGCTCGACCGCTCGCCGGGGCAGCTCCCGATCATGGGCGTCCCGTACGTCGTGCCGATCGTGCTGGCGTTGCTGGTCGTCGGCACGTTCGTGCTCGACCGCACCCGCTTCGGCCGCCACGTCTACGCGGTCGGCGGCAACCGGGAGGCGGCGCGGCGGGCCGGTATCGACGTCGTGCGCATCCGGGCGTCGGTGTTCGTGATCGCCTCGGCGTTCGCGGCGATCGGCGCGATCGTCTACTCGTCGAAGGTCGGGTCGGTCAGCCCTGGTGCGGGTGGTGGCAACACGCTGCTGTTCGCGGTGGGCGCGGCCGTGATCGGCGGCACGTCGCTGTTCGGCGGGCGCGGGCGGATCAGCAACGCCGTGATCGGTGGTGCGGTGCTCGCGACCGTCGAGAACGGGCTGGGCCTGCTGCGCCAGCCCGCCGCCGTGGTGTTCGTCGTCACGGGGCTCGTGCTGCTCCTCGCCGCGTCGGTCGACGTACTCTCCCGTCGTCGCTCGGCGGTCGCCGGCAGGTGAAGCGGAACCGCACGGAGGCGTGGTGAACCGGGCGTGGGTGGGCGACAACGGCGGCGCCTCGTCGGGGGCCCGCCCCGACGAGGCACGCCGCCACAACCGCGCCGCGCTGCTGCGCCGCCTGCACGTCGACGGCCCCTGCACGCGGGCCGTCCTGGCCGCGGAGCTGGGGCTCAACCGCAGCACGATCAAGGCCGTCGTCGACGGGCTCGCGGAGTCCGGCGTCGTCAGCGAGGCCGTCCCGGCCCGCCGGACCGGGGCCGGACGGCCGTCGCTGATGGTGCTGCCGCAGGCCGAGTCGGCCGTGGTGCTGGCCGTCGACGTCCGCGTGGAGCAGGTCGCGATGTCGATGGTCGGCCTCGGCGGGCAGGTGATCGGGCGGCACAGCTGGAACCTGCGCCGCGCCACCCGCACGCCGGGTGAGGTGATCACGCACGTCGCGGAGTCGGCACAGCTCCTCGCCGAGGAGCTCGCCGTGACGCCGGCCGGCGCGGGCATCTCGGTGCCCGGCGTCGTCCGCCGCGACGACGGCTGGGTGCACGAGGCCCCCAACCTCGAGTGGCGCGACATCGCGCTCGGCACGCGGCTCGCGGCCGTCCTCAAGGTGCCGGTGCAGGTGGCCAACGACGCCGAGATGGGCGCGCTGGCCGAGCACGTGCGGGGCATCGCGCGCGACGTCGCCGACCTCGTCTACATCTCGGCGGACACGGGCGTCGGCGGCGGCGTGATCTCCGAGGGCCGCCCCCTGCGCGGCACCCGCGGCTACGTCGGCGAGCTCGGGCACCTCGTCGTGCGGCCGGGCGGGCGGCCCTGCTACTGCGGGTCGCGCGGCTGCTGGGAGACCGAGGTGGGGGAGCGCGCGCTGTGCCGGGCGCTCGGGATGCCCGAGGACACCCCGCGCGGGGTCGTCGTCGCGGAGCTGAGGTCGCTGGAGACCGCCCCGGTGCCCGGGCCGCTCGACGAGTTCGCCGAGTGGCTCGCGACCGGGCTCGTCACCGTCGTCAACATGATGGCGCCGGAGCTGGTGGTGCTCGGTGACCTGTTCACCGCGCTGCCGCCCGGCGTCGTCGACCACGTCCGTGACCTGGTGCACGAGCGGAGCCTGGTGAGCCGGGCCGTCGGCGGGACGCGGATCGAGACCAGCCCGCTCGGGCGCGACGCGAAGCTCGTCGGCGCCGCGGAGCTCGCCTTCGAGCCGGTGCTCGGGGCGGTGTGAGGGCCTACGACCGCTCGACCTGCAGGCCGACGTCGCGACCCGCGATCGTGTCGACGCGCACGAGCAGGCCGCCGACCTCCGCGCTCTCGCCGGGGGAGAGGTCGGCGGACTCGCCGCGGGCCGTGACGGTGACGGCGTCCGGTGTGATCGGGGCGACGCGCAGGTCGCGCTCGAACGGACCGATCTCGATCTCGACGGTCTGTTCGCCGCTCAGCGAGACGGTGCAGACGCCGTTGACGCAGCTGCTGCTCCGCGAGGTGCCGGTGCAGGCGGGCAGCGTGAGGACGGCGAGCAGGACGAGGGCGGGGATGCGGGCGCGCACAGGAGGCTCCGAGGTGGTCGGGTCGGGGCCCCAGTCTCGCCGACGGCGGCGGGAGGGGTCCCGGTCGCGTACAGTCCGGTCCGACCCGCGGGAGCCCACGATCCGAGGCTGAGAGGGCGGCAGGCGGCCGTCGACCGTTCGAACCTGACCCGGTTAGCACCGGCGTAGGGAGGACCGTCATGGCCCGTACACGCTTGTTCGCCGTGCTCGTCGCGGTACTGAGTCTCGTCCTCGCCGGGTGTTCCGGCGGGTCCGGCGACCGCACGATCCGGATCGCGCTGGACTGGACGCCCAACACCAACCACACCGGCCTCTACGTCGCGCAGGTGCAGGGCTGGTTCGCCGACGCCGGGCTCGACGTCGAGTTCCTGCCGTACAACTCGACGTCGCCGGACACGCTGGTGTCCTCCGGCGCCGCGGAGTTCGGCATCTCCTTCCAGGACTCGTTCACCTTCTCCAAGGCCGCGGGTGCCGACATCACGTCGGTGATGGCGGTCCTGCAGCACTGGGGCACCGAGATCGCGGTGCGCGCCGACCGGGCCGACATCGTCAGCCCCGCCGACCTCGACGGGGCGACCTACGGCGGGTTCGGCGGGCCCGGTGAGGTGCCGAAGATGCAGGCCGTGATCCGCGACGCGGGTGGTACGGGCGACTTCGAGACCGTCGTGCTCGGGACGTCGGCCTACGAGGCGCTGTACTCCGGTGACGTGGACTTCACCGAGCCGTTCGTCGCGTGGGAGGGCATCGAGGCCGACCTGCGCGGCGAGCCGCTCAAGACGTTCGCCTACACCGACTACGGCTTCCCGGACGCCTACAGCGTCGTCCTGATCGGGAA
It contains:
- a CDS encoding sugar ABC transporter permease; the protein is MSAPEKPDLEKRSAAERAAPASSRAADFGIDTTARTTGQAVAGYLRGLRTGELGALPALLGLLALLILFSALDSTGTFPSLLNIANLLQQGAGRTIIAMGLVFVLLTGEIDLAAGTASGLAAAVMALHLVSGGNLLGGMGTTVFVLFMLVIVLAIVLALLLRIWAGAALSAVALGLMVIGFPPNPWLQMLLAVCVGVVIGCITGFLVAKVGMPSFVVTLALFIAWQGIILALIGDGGTLGLRDPVINAVANGNLSTVGSWVLFVVAAGGYAAVLLNRQVSRRRLGLVAQPTGLVLIKVGAVVLLGAVATFLLTLDRSPGQLPIMGVPYVVPIVLALLVVGTFVLDRTRFGRHVYAVGGNREAARRAGIDVVRIRASVFVIASAFAAIGAIVYSSKVGSVSPGAGGGNTLLFAVGAAVIGGTSLFGGRGRISNAVIGGAVLATVENGLGLLRQPAAVVFVVTGLVLLLAASVDVLSRRRSAVAGR
- a CDS encoding ROK family protein, translating into MNRAWVGDNGGASSGARPDEARRHNRAALLRRLHVDGPCTRAVLAAELGLNRSTIKAVVDGLAESGVVSEAVPARRTGAGRPSLMVLPQAESAVVLAVDVRVEQVAMSMVGLGGQVIGRHSWNLRRATRTPGEVITHVAESAQLLAEELAVTPAGAGISVPGVVRRDDGWVHEAPNLEWRDIALGTRLAAVLKVPVQVANDAEMGALAEHVRGIARDVADLVYISADTGVGGGVISEGRPLRGTRGYVGELGHLVVRPGGRPCYCGSRGCWETEVGERALCRALGMPEDTPRGVVVAELRSLETAPVPGPLDEFAEWLATGLVTVVNMMAPELVVLGDLFTALPPGVVDHVRDLVHERSLVSRAVGGTRIETSPLGRDAKLVGAAELAFEPVLGAV
- a CDS encoding ABC transporter substrate-binding protein encodes the protein MARTRLFAVLVAVLSLVLAGCSGGSGDRTIRIALDWTPNTNHTGLYVAQVQGWFADAGLDVEFLPYNSTSPDTLVSSGAAEFGISFQDSFTFSKAAGADITSVMAVLQHWGTEIAVRADRADIVSPADLDGATYGGFGGPGEVPKMQAVIRDAGGTGDFETVVLGTSAYEALYSGDVDFTEPFVAWEGIEADLRGEPLKTFAYTDYGFPDAYSVVLIGNSPWLTENPDDARAFVQAAQRGYELAADDPARGAQLLMDANPGFFTEPELVTRSQDMLAAEYLRDESGAVGPQTLERWSGYSGFVVDSGVLTGPDGAPVTGRPDFSTWFTNDYLAP